One Excalfactoria chinensis isolate bCotChi1 chromosome 13, bCotChi1.hap2, whole genome shotgun sequence genomic window, AGGACTGCAGCTCCCGGCATGCAGCGCGCCGCCCCCCGGCCACGAGCGCTCCGTGCCTGCCGCCGCTTCCGGGGGAGGAGGGGGCGCGGCCCGTGAGGTCACGCAGGTAGCGGAAGTGATTTCACGTCCGGCGGGGCTGCGGCGCTgggaggggagcggggcggcgggcACGGAGCGGAGCGCAGCGGAGCAGCTCGGAgccggcggcgcggcgcggcctTCCCTCAGCGCGCAGGtgagcggcgcggggccgcggctcGGGGTCACCGCGGGGCGCGAGCGTGAGGGCCGCCCCGCCTCCCGCCTGCCCCCCCCGTCCTGCCCTTCCTGCCCTCCGTCCGTCCTCCCGCCGCTCCGTCTCGGTGAGGCGGTGCCGGGCCGGGCGCCCCCAGCCGGTCAGCGGCTCCCGCGGCGCCGACCCCATTGTCTGCGGCGCTCATCCGGGGCTCCGCCGCGCGGGGGGGGCTCCAAGGCGCGCGGCCTGACGGGACCCGGCCCCTCCCGCCGCGCGGGGGCGGCCTGTGGGCGAACAAAGCGCGCGGCCCCGCCCCTGCGGACGGCACGGCACGGCGCTGTACGGCACGGCACACGGCTCGGCACAGCACGGCGCTGTGCGGGGCGGCCCGTGTCCGCACGGCGGGACCGAGGCGGCAGCGCCGTGCGGGGGCTGCCCGTAGCCGAGTCCCACAGCCCAGCGCCGCCCCCGCGGGCTGCGGTGCGGGAGGCGCCTGGTCTTGTTGTTGTTCTCCTTCACggcttcatttttccttttcctttgttttccgTCTTATTTTAGTTCCATCTGGCTTTTGTTTCCTCCTCCCCTTTattccttctgtttatttcttctcctttctgttgttgcttttgcGTTTGgtttcccctcctttttccctttgtgtcGGGCCCTGCCGTGCAAACCTTCACCTCCCTACCGGCACTAGGTGTCAAACCGCCTTCCTTTGTTGTTGGCACTGAAGCCCTCCTGGCTGGCAGCTCCAACACGGGGCTGGCTGTGGCAGTGCTGCGGGCACGGCTCCATTGGCAGCCGCAGGTATGCGCTGCcctcctgcacagagcagtgctctgctcagcGTTGTTTCTCAGTtccctttgctctgtttttctcccccCATGTCCTTCCTTAAACACTCAAGCTGTTCCCAGCCCCACCCCACAACGGTTTGGGGCCGATTCTCACACCGCCATATCAGAATGTTCCACTTTCCTGTTTCGTGGCACTGCTGATGCTGTTTGTCCCGTCATAATGCACGGAGCTTTGAGGTCCTTTGCTCTCTGCCCATTCGCAGATGAAAGGTGCATCTGTTCCTATCCAGACTGCAGCGGTTCCTGCCCTGTTTCCTACAGCAGCCACTTtatgtgctgctttttcttaGGGCCAGTGCAGCACTcggctctgctgggagctgcctgcaCCTCATGGCTCTGAAACAGCTGAGGCTGATCTCATCCCCACAGCCTGGCTGTCATAGGCTGGTCGCTGTCTGAAGTGGGCAAGTAGCAAAGCGCTGCACAGGGCAGCTtcagaggagcagcactgctgtgactAAGACACTGGCCTGGGGCTTACTGACTATTAGTGCAGGGTTAGTGCTTACCTTGTGCCTGTTGAAAGAAGTACACGTATATGTGTAAACGAGCAGCTTGGGGCATCATCGGGACTTGGAGCATTCAGCTGGAGATCTGAGTCTTTCTTGGCCACGTTATCCTTGAGCAGTAATGGAACAAGTTCAGTCCAGACATGAAGCGctgctcttcttccctctccaaAACCAAAGAGCTcgttctgcttcagtgtttGGGAACTAGGAGAGCTCCTTGTGCCTCAGCAGATAAACCTGACAGGCTTTTACGGTCGTTGTTTTGCCATTTGTTTCAGCCTTTATGAAGTGTTCTCTGCACAGAAGCTCCCCAGAGTTTGCCCTGAGTGCCATACATTGCTGAGGCATTATTTCACCTGCAGCGCGTGGTGCTGTTGTGCAGGAAGCCTGGTGCGTGCTTCATAGAAAGCATGAGACAATACATGTTAATTATGTCTTTTTTAAGTAGGCTTTTTAGCCTCTGCAGTCCTTTATTTCTCCCAGTCTATGTGGTGTGTgagctgaggagcagctgaaggtgCTTAAAGCCATTTCAGGCTCGAGTTGGGGTGTTACATGCGGTGCCTTTTCCAGGTTTGTGCTGAGCGCTGCCTGTAATCCCTTGCAGGTTGGTTTGGGAAGGACATCCAGAGGAACTCGCGTTCTGTTGCTGGAATTCCCGTCTGTGTCTCATTTGTTGCCCTGCCAGGGAGCTGAACTGACTTCTGCACGAAGGTTTGCCTTTGAATTCAGACCCACAAGTGGAGCAAAGTAGGCAACGTCCTGTTCTTTGTGCTCTCCTCAGCTGGGCACTGGGATCTGGCAGGTCTGTAGATAttaagggcagcagcagctcatgtTTTTCCCTTGTATTTCAGCACGAGAAGCCCCGGTACTGTAACAGCATTGGAGGCTTCTCTGTTGTGTATGCGGTAGACAGTGGGAGAAGCAGCTATCTGTTATAGACAAGTGACTTTTGATATGCAGACAGCTAAAATGTTGATTTGAGAATAAAATACAAGTGATTTTTTCTCGGTGCCGCACTGTCTGATTGCAGATGGGTCGTACTGTTTGGTCCCAAAGTGGAGATGGTACCAGTCACTGGCTGGTGTTGCAGCTTGGCTGTGGCCACGTGTGGCAGGGCACAGCCCCTGAAACTACACCAAGGCATGAAGAACACTGAAGTCTGACTGTTGAATGTTGCTGTAGGCTGCTGTTGAAGTACGCCGTGCTGCCGGTGTGAGTTCCAAGCGGTGCTCAGCTCTCCCAGCATTTGTATCTCCGCTTAAGCGCAGTGTAGGAAGAACAATAGGATTGCCTCATTACAGCACCAGCGCTTTGGTGCAGCACGCAGGATATCAGCAGATGGGTCTCTGAACTTGAATGCTTTGTGAGCCTGATGGTAAAGCTGCAGTATTGTTGTTGTGAGAGAGACTCTGTTTGGGTTTTGACCCGCAGTTGCTGATGCTGAGGTCTAAGTTGGGGCAGTCTCTGGAATGGCGAGCAGTGGATGTGATGTGCTGAGCCCCGGCCCTTAGCAGAGCGCCTCATTCCGTGTGTTATCTCAGTGCCATCGTGCATTGCAACCACCTGCACCTTGATGCGGAGGTGCAGCCCTCCCCGGGCGGGGCGACAAACGAATGTGCACGTCTTTAATTAACTGCGTTTCTTAATTGCAGACTTCAAATCAAAGACGCAGCCATGAAAGATCCCAGTCGCAGCAGTACTAGCCCAAGCATCATCAGTGAAGATGTGATCATCAATGGTCATTCTCATGAAGATGACAATCCCTTTGCGGAGTACATGTGGATGGAAAACGAAGAGGAGTTTAACAGGCAGGCAAGTCATTTCCCTCTCTCAATGCCTCGTGCTGTGCCTTGCTGTGTTGTAGCTGTGGGGAGTGGTGCTGTGCCTACTGAGCggggtgcagggctgggaatCCTTTTGTGGTGGGATTTCAGATGGGTTTGCTACTAGGTCCTGGGCAACAGACTAATGCttcattcagttttttttccttatatttacTGTCTGTAGTCTTGGTGAAAATGGGGGAGGTGCAGACTGCTCTGAGACATCCATTAATTCCCTGCTTCTGCAGGTGGGAAGAAGTATAGCTGACAGTCTTTACATGGCACTTCAGCAGGGACTGGTCTCACTGGGCTGCCGAGCTGCTCTGGTTTCACAAGTACAAACATGCCAGCTGCAGCTTGGAGCTGGAAGCATTCAGGTGCATACCTGCCTCACCGGCAGGGCTGTTGTTCACACAGGGCTTGATGGATATAGTTGTTAGGTGACTTAAGTCCTCCTAGGGTTGCTTAACACTTAATTAACATGGAAGTAACTTAGAGCTGGTCTTCACAACCTGGTTGGAAGGAAGCCTTGACTTTGGCTTCCACTTTACACCTGGGCacagttttctctgtgttggAGGCAGGAAGGAGCCCACCTCtttctgctgcccttctcctAATGGTTACTTGGTCTTTGTACTCGGGTTGCTGCTTTCTCTGTACACCTGTACGGTCCGAATGTGCTGCAGGCTCAGAAGTGGAGCTTAGGGAGACACCGTGTCTGCAGCCCTCTCCTTAGGACACCCAGCTAATGTGAAATTCAGGCTGCTCACAAGAACAAAACTTCTCCTTTGCAAATGTCAGGATGGTCTCAATGCCGCTTCCTGCTGGGTGGGGAATGAGCTGGGAGTTGGGCAGCAAATAAACTGCCTTTCAGGTGCACTGCTTGTCTTCAGAGCTCAGGGCAGGTGGGGAGGAAGCGAGAACACAGCAGGCAGGTACTGTGTGATGCTGTCCTCTTTGGAGACACATCCCACTGTGAGAAGCTGAACGAGTTAACCGGGGGCTGGAGAATACAAATAAGCAACATTAAGCGAGAGTCATTCAGGGATTAAGCATTTATGACTTCTGGATTGGAAGCACGTGTAGGTGCGCATCCATGTAACAAAAACCTGGAGCTGCACAAGCCCTGCTGTAACACTAGCTCGTGGCTGTGTGCCCACAGCTTCCTTTTGCCCACACACACAGGATGGTAAACCTTCACAGGAAGGATTGCTTTGGAGGTTGCTGTCCTGGCTGGGCTGCTTTACCAGCAGGGAAGCTGAGAAGGCAGCAAGGCAGTGTCTCGTGGGGTTTGAATTCGTTGCATGCTCACTTAGAGTGTGTGTGCGAGTCCCCATTCCCCAGAAGTTGTGCATTTCGAGCACTGagtgagctgctgtgtgtgttccCAGTCACTGGGAGCCTCAGCTTGTGGCAGTTCTGAGCTCTGACACAAACTTTAGGAATGTAGCTGAATTTCCACTTGAGGATTGAGTGCGTGTGTGATTTCAGAGTGAAGGATAAATAAAAGAACTTGCTTAAGCTTCCACTGAATTAATGTGttctgaatcattttttttgttgttgtttttactccTTTATTTCTGGCAAGTCAGCTTCTATTTCCCAGCTTTCCTCTCTGAGCTCTGATGTGGGACATGGAAAACTTGTTAGGATCAACACCCTCCAAAGCTTGTTTACTGAACAACCAAACACAACTCGCCTTTAATCTTTGCTGCGCGTATCAGTTCTGCATCAGTTGATCTGTCCTGCTTTTAGTACAGCAGGGCAGCAATCCCAACAACTGCTAACACCATATGATATCATAACTCAGAAGAACTGCACCCTGCAAGCATACAGGTCAGGGAGAGATGCTGCGTGCTCCCTGCTCCAGGTGACAGGCAGTTGCTTTTTCCCCTGGGAGCCGTACAGAGTGTGCAGAGCCTGTTGTCCCTGGTTCCCTTCCAGTGGGTTCTGTCACTTGGAACCAGTATCTGCAAGCTCTCCACAGAAGTGCTACCTGAGCAGCTTGGGCTGCCGTTCTCTTCCAGCCGTAAGCTCCTGGGACAAAGCGCTTCTTGACATTAAAAAGCCAAAGCTGCTTCCCTTTGTGCAGCACCAGTGGTGTTCTGCTAGAAGTCCTGTTGTGCGGCTAGAAAGGAGGTCAGCGAGGTGCACAGACATCGGAGGGAAGATGTACGCTTTCAGGAGCTTTACTGATAAGGCATTTTCTTGTCGTTGAACAGATTGAAGAGGAGTTGTGGGAAGAAGAATTTATTGAGCGCTGTTTCCAAGAGAtgctggaagaggaggaggagcacGAATGGTTTATTCCTGCCCGTGATCTCCCACAAACAATGGATCAAATCCAGGACCAGTTCAATGACCTTGTTATCAGTGACAGCTCATCACTGGAGGATCTGGTGGTAAACTCGCTTTCTTGTCATATTTCTAAAACTAGGCATCTCTTTATCCACGGCTGATTTTTGTTGCTGATAATGGCAATAGAAAATCCTTTATGTGTAGGCCAGGGACTCTTAAACCGTGTGTGATGGAAGGGGAAatgtgcagcagctgagcaaggTATGCTCCCCCAGGTGATGAAACCTGTTAGGTGATTTTCTTCATAACCACGTGGTGCCTTTTTTAGGCCATGGCATAAATTCAAGTGGGTTTGGGCATGCATATACTGCATTATGAGAGAGAGGCAGCAAGTGGAGCGCTCTGACTGAGCTGCCATGGCAGGACTGCATTGAGTTTAATTCTGCATTTGCCAGCTCGCACACATTAGGTAGGTACAAATCATTCCAGGGTCTGATCTGGATCACTGGTACCATAGCAGATCTCTTTATAGTAACTCtaaagaagaaaggagcagctAAATAAACAGATTATTTCCGTCTTTCTTGCTCTACAGCTTTTTAGTGTGGAGTTTAACTAGAAGGGCAGTGTGTGCGTGTTTTCCTTAACAAATGGGGAGTTACTGGTTCTTGGCACAGGAAGCGTGCAGTCATATCACACAAGTGCTGTGAAATTCAGATACAAGCCTATGAACTTTTCCAAGGTtaagcagctgcaggcagcagtctGGGACTCGAACACGAAAGCctgttcctctctctttttattcaaCGACTAGTAGCTTGTTTTGGAGGTGCTGGCTGCCCACTCATACCTGCAGAGCAGTGACTGTAGAGTAACTGCTGCCCTGTGGGGGGTTGGATGTGAACAGCCCAGTGCTCGTATCTTGAATTCCCAAGGGTGGCTTAAGTTCCTGGAGCAAGTCTCTTCTTGCTTAAGTAAGAACAAAAAGCCTTGTGGTGCTTCAACTGAACTACAGAAGAAGTTGTTTCAGCATTAATGGAAGTTGCTGGTTCTGGTGCATGccttccttgtttgttttgttactcACCTGGTCTGACTGAAATGTGCAGGTGGGGCCCATGAAGGATGGATAGGTGCAAGTAAAGTGGGCTCCTCTAGTGAGTGCAGAAGCCGTACAGCGTGCCGGGTGCTCTGCACTCCGTGTGTTCTTAATGCTGTCCTCCTGGAACTGTGTTTCAGTTTGGAAGTAGAGGATGAAAATAACGATTCAACCGgagttctgttttttccttcctcaggTCAAGAGTAATCTGAATCCAAACGCAAAGGAGTTTGTTCCTGGGGTGAAGTACTTAAATATTTGAGTAGACTGGGCCCTCTTTTGGTGGATGTAGCACAATTTCCACACTGTGAAGCCAGTATTAGAAGATTTAATTGTAAAAGCTCTCTCTTCTTGTCACTGTGTTACACTTATGCATTGCCAAAGTTTTGTTAGTCTTGCATGCTCAATAAAAAGTGCTGAGACTGTTACTAAGTAAATCTGTCAAAAGTTTAATGGAAACATAATTGGGCCCTGGCTCTCTGCAAAGGAGGCGGTGAGGTAGGAAGCACCAGTCAAGTTGAGACGAAGTACCACGTTTATAAACCTTCTGCAGACTCTGTCTTTTTAAGTAGGGCTTGGAATTTGCTTTGGATGGTCTGTTTTTAACTAAAGATGTGTTAACCGGTGCTAGTTTGCACCTGATAATGCCttaactttaaaatgaaagcaaggtTATCTGATTGTTATGCAGATTAGCTAACTTTCCTTTGAATTATCAGTATTGTTACTAATGTTACATTTTCcccttaaaaatatatatatatccatgcttcttttgagcagcctgagctgccaCAGAAGTCGTACAGACCTGCACAGAGTCGTAGATCTCAGCTACTGATCtgacatcccagcggtgggaaGGAAGGGATTCCCTGTGCTCGCAGTGTGTTATCATGTTAGCAGCGTTTCACTTCTGGATTACATTACAGGACATGTGAGTTTCATCACAGTTTCTTCCAAGAGCCCACGTACGGACATAGCGGTGTCTGCGTATCTTTTAGCGTACAACTTTATTATAGCTGGATTTAACCAAGCAAACCCTAGCATTAGTGATTTGAGTGGTGCTTTTCCCTTGCTTTGTTTAATCATCACTACACGATAGTCTACAGCACAACgacttttgtttttggttttttttttcttttaataaagcTAGAACAGTTTTGGCTTCTTAAACTTCATCCCTGGGTAGGTTAAGCTGCCATACGTGTTCAGTGTGAATAGTGTTTAAGTTGAAAATATtgtaaaaaaattatattttttcaaaaatatttaaaaaaataaataatagtagAAATGATTTGGTGACTGTCTCGTGAATGTGCACCTCAGGGAAACGCAGCCCTTCTGCACAGAGCGGCTCTGGAGCTTCCTCTGGAGATACCCGCagcctccctgcacagcctgcagtgccAGAGGTTGGACTGGGgcatctccagaggtcccttccgaccTCTGTGGGTCTGTGTTCGTGTCAGATGTGCTGTCTGTAAGGCTGTTTGTGACAGGATAGTCTGAACTGGTCTGAGCTCTCTCTGTgctctctcctcccctcctATGAAGCCCGACTGCTTTGTGTGTTTGCCTGAGCATATTTTCCTGCGTTCTCATCACTGCTAATCCCTGTTCAGCCCCACTGTTCTGgcagcacaggaagttccaGTTAGCAGCTGACGGTGCTATATAAAACCCTCTGCTTGACATGGGCTTTGGGAGGCCCTGGCTGGGCAGCTGGTGCTTCTTGGTGCTGTTCTTTGCATTAAgtcccagagctgcaggaaggggtGGGCAGGCTGTGGGGTGGATGtaccagcagcccccagcagcctgcaggtggGGCCTGGATCCACTCTTCCATCACAGCTTTGCCCACCCTTGCTCTTaacatattttttccctcttttaaagTCTGGTTAAACCAAATGGGAACACCTCAGAAGTCACAGCGCTGTACAACAGGAGAGGCGCTGCCTTTGCACCAGTGCTACAGCAGAACCAATTTGCTTTGCTCGTCTTCTCCAGCTGGCAGATCTGCTCTCCCAAAAACATTCAcatgtgctgagtgctgctctgcaaagcatCCACCACAACTCCTGGCTTCCCTGCCCAGAGCTGCCTTTTCTCTTCCCAAATCTCTTGACCTTCCCAGATGTAGCAAAGCTCTCCTGGTGTTTCTGCTGTTCTGGGGAACTATTTAAGCTCGAGTCCCCAAAGATGGGGCTGGGAAATAGCAGAGCACCACATGCTGCTGGCTGGAGCTGAAGCTGGGGTTCCACCAGACGgtccctgcagggctggcagctggtTTGCTTGCAGCCATTGGCCCTGAGCTCCTTCTGGGAGCTCTCAGCCCAGGTGTACCCAGCTCTGGGCGATTGGCAGCTGAATGCTTCAGCTGGAGCCAGATTGCGAAACACGCAGGCTTGCTGTGatttgcttttgtgctttgttCTTATCTCAGGTAACTCCGTAATATAGAAAGGTTTGTTGGAGTGGTGAGTGCAGTGCTGGTGTCTGCTGGGCGCACGTAGCTGGCATGTAGATGTCAGTGGGAAGGTGCTGAAGGGCTCTGCTTGCAGCCAGGAGCTCAGCCCCAGATGAGGAGTTTGGGGTGATCCTTGGCTCTGTGTTTGTTCTGTGCTAAAATCAGTGCAGTGAAACAAAGCAGTCGGCTCCTGGCTTTTAGGAACTGCTGGCTTTGAACTGTtttgtgtctgtgctgtgtctgtCTAGGACAGTTATCTTTCTGTGCAGCTCTCCCAAGGGTGCTGTGTTTGGGTTTGTGACTGAAGCAATGCTGATAATGCTGCGGGTCTGGCCATTGCTTGCACAGCCtcaaggctttcttttttttcttgctcagcCTGCGTGTCTTGTGGCTGTGACATGGGTGAGGTacagccaggacagctgggCAGAGGGATGCTGTGCTCCACACTGCACTGAAATCAGGGGGAGGGTTCTTCCATTGCTGAGCCTGCTGGGCTCCACTGGCCCCGTGGGAGGAGGCAGGTGGTTGCATTTGCATCGCTTGGATCTTCCTGTTGTTGgttttctccctcctgctccttccttctcttattATACActtattttttcactgagagggtgtGAGgtgcacaggctgcccaagggggctgtggatgcttcatccctggagatgttcaaggccaggttggatggggccatggggtAACCTCATGTAACACCTGACCTAAAGGCTGGCCGGGTCTGCCTgatgcagggggttggagcttggtgatccttgaggtcccttcccaGCCGAGTCATATGATTTTCTGATAAACCATCCTTATCTTCTCCCATGAGATCTCTTTCGCTCTTTGTGCTCTTCTAtatggggtggggagggagggagcggCTGCCTGTGCCTGGCTGTGTCAGCCCAGCGCTGCCTGCAGCTTTGGGTTTCAGCATTAAACCCAGTGTCATAAATGACAGGGGCcgtgggtttgggttttttttaatgcataacCTTAAAACGGACTGCTCTGAATGCTGGACCCGGCACAGCACCAGCTGCATCCGccgtgcagccctgcaggagccGAGGGCACGGCGCAACCTGGCGCTGGTGCTCCCAGTGCCTTGAtggaagctgagctgcagcagggctttgAGCGCGTCTCAAGGCAGCGTGGGCTGAGGCCTGGGAGCCCCGCTGTCACGGCAGCCCCACGCTAAACCAAGCCAATAGCATTCCCAAGGCAATGCTTTCCCCCAGCGCTGTGTTGGGGTCGGAGGGCTCGCAGCCCGGGCGGTGCTCTCTGATGGGAGCCCATTGCTTGGCTCAGCCCCTCCGCAGCCGTCCCGTCACACCTTGGTGCAGACAGCCGTCCCGTCGGTGCCGTCCTGCGTGCCATCATCCACCGCCTGGCTCTTCTTTGCCCGCCACGTGAAGCCAGTGAAGAGCGGGCAGATGGGCACGTGCCGCAGCCAGCGGCTCCTCCTCACTGCGCTCATCCCAAAGGGGAAATCGTAGCTCCTCAGGTCGGCCGAGGCCGTGCTGTCTGCGTGTGCTCCTGCCTTCCACTGCACCAGTCCCCGCTCCTCCATCGTCCCTGtgggcagccacagctgctgtgcactgGGATGGGATGCCCACCAGAGCCCCCCGCCCGGCCTGCTGCACGTACCTGGGATGGTGTTGTCCAGGAGGAAGGCAAGGCTTCCCCCAACAAACATCTCGGTGGTCAGCAGCACCGTCAGGATCTGATCCAGCTCGGGGACGCCTGCGGGAGGGACAGGCTGAGCGGCACAGGGAGTGCAGGGGTGGGAAGCACGAGGCTCATTGCGTGTGCTGCATCCCACGTTGGGCACACGGTGTtcagaggtgctgctgcccacTCGCAAGCTTTCCTGTGCTGCTTTGAGGTCCATTGAGCTTTGCTATCTTGGAGCTGCCTTCCCAACTTAAGTCACGTTTGCCCTGCACTCACACGGCAGGTTAGCAAGCAGAGCCACGTTAAGGTGTGCAGACTGACAGATCTGCCCTGCTCGCCCTAATCACCATCAcaccaggatgctgctggcaaGTGGTGTAAGGGGCTCCTGGTACCTGTGTTAATGGCCTTGGGGTGGGCGTCCAGGTAGTTGGGCAGCGTCAGCCCAAAAAACATGGAGAAGCCCAGCACGAAGAGGTTGCGGGAAGAGTTCATGTCAACGAATTGCAGGTTGGAGAGGCCGACAGCCGTGATCATGCCTGCAAGCAGAGATGTGGCCAAGTGCTGTGGGAGCCgcagtgctgcaggacaggaaagccctcagtgcagctgcagtgccacCCGCTGCTCCCTGCGCAGTGCGGTTACCAAACAGCGTGCAGAACATCCCGCCGAGGATGGGGTCAGGCAGCGAGGCGAACAGCGCGGTGAACTTCCCAATGGTGCCCAGGATGAGCATGATCCCAGCGCCGTACTGAATCACCCTCCTGCTCCCCACCTGCCCACGGGGATGCAGGCAGCGCATGGAGGCGGCTGTGACCCCGTGGGGATGGGGAGCGCACGGGTCGGTGGTACCTTGGTGATGCCCAGCACCCCGATGTtggggctggaggaggtggAGCCGTTGCCGGTTCCCATCAGCCCCGCGATGATGCAGGAGACGCCTTCTGTGAAAATGCCCCTGGGGGATGAACAGAGGGTGCTGTTCCCTGTGGTGGCTTTGGAGAcgtgggggggggaggtggcCCTGCGCCACCGGGAAGCGGCAGCATGAAGCAGCCACGGGCACAGAATGGGAGCCATGTGCAGGCAGTGTGGTGTCCCCGTCCCTGCAGCGCTGCCGTACCTGTTGATGGCGTGCACCGGGGGCGCGGGCGCTCCTGACAGCCGTGCACAAGAGTAGTAATCCCCGATGGACTCGACGATGCCGGCCAGCGTGGCGCTGAAcatgcccagcacagcagctgaggtCACCGTGGGCAGCCCCCACTGACCTGAGGGGAGCACCACCGCGTGGGGACATGCCACCACCCTGGGGTGCGTGCTGCCGGCGATGGTGTGCCCGCTGCCCTGCCCGTGTGGCACTGCGGTGCAGCCATGGCTCACTCACAGGGGTAGGGGAAACGGAACCACGGAGCCACCGAGAGGATCTCCCCACGCGCATCCGTCCGGGCCTTGTAGCCGTATTCCTCAGGGTGGCTGGGGAAGACGCCAGTGCGTGTCAGCACGTAGCAGAGCAGCCACATCACCATGATGGCCAGGATGATCTGCGGGCACAGATGGGGACGTGTGGGGACGGGGACACCCCAGCAGTGCTCCGCAGCACCTCCCCCATCCCGTCCCTACCGGGAACATCTTGAAGATCTGCACGCGCAGCAGGACAAAGCCGCGTCCCCAGCGGTATCCGGGCAGGCGCACGGTGACGTTCCGCAGGTATTGTGCAAAGAGCACGATGAGGACGATGgacctgcagggagcagagggacGTGAGCACAACGGGGACACCTGCGGCGTTGGCACAAGGGCCTGAAATCCACCCGCGTGCCCATCCCGGTGCCATACAGCGCAGCGATGCCCCAGTGCGAGCCGGCCCGCTCGCCAGCAGCCTGGAAGACGGAGAGGCCGATGAGGGAGACGGTGGGGGTGACGGTGAGCGGCCCGATGTAGCTGAGCAGCGCGccaggcagccccagcagcccgaTAAACACCTCCACCAGGCTGGACACCACGATGGCTCCCTGGATCTGTGGGGTTACATGTGAGCGGGTGCGGGGCAGCGGTGGGGCCGCGCGGGGCAGGGCTGGGCCGTACCTCCCGCATGCGGGGCTGCCAGATGTGGGAGGTGTTGAGCGGCAGCACCCAGTTGCCGTAGATCTGCtctggggatggaggaggaTGGAGGTGAGCACAGTGGGCAGCGTGTGCCACCATCGCTGCGTCCCGGTCCTACCTTCGGGTGGGCACCGCCACTT contains:
- the PAIP2 gene encoding polyadenylate-binding protein-interacting protein 2 encodes the protein MKDPSRSSTSPSIISEDVIINGHSHEDDNPFAEYMWMENEEEFNRQIEEELWEEEFIERCFQEMLEEEEEHEWFIPARDLPQTMDQIQDQFNDLVISDSSSLEDLVVKSNLNPNAKEFVPGVKYLNI
- the SLC23A1 gene encoding solute carrier family 23 member 1 isoform X2 is translated as MGTRSGELPQPQDASPALAPSGPQRPPGVGRGPAADPGPPPARRQFDMLYRIEDVPPWYLCILLGFQHYLTCFSGTIAVPFLLAESLCVGKDQLTVSYLIGTIFTCVGITTLIQTTVGIRLPLFQASALAFLVPAKSILALEKWRCPPEEQIYGNWVLPLNTSHIWQPRMREIQGAIVVSSLVEVFIGLLGLPGALLSYIGPLTVTPTVSLIGLSVFQAAGERAGSHWGIAALSIVLIVLFAQYLRNVTVRLPGYRWGRGFVLLRVQIFKMFPIILAIMVMWLLCYVLTRTGVFPSHPEEYGYKARTDARGEILSVAPWFRFPYPCQWGLPTVTSAAVLGMFSATLAGIVESIGDYYSCARLSGAPAPPVHAINRGIFTEGVSCIIAGLMGTGNGSTSSSPNIGVLGITKVGSRRVIQYGAGIMLILGTIGKFTALFASLPDPILGGMFCTLFGMITAVGLSNLQFVDMNSSRNLFVLGFSMFFGLTLPNYLDAHPKAINTGVPELDQILTVLLTTEMFVGGSLAFLLDNTIPGTMEERGLVQWKAGAHADSTASADLRSYDFPFGMSAVRRSRWLRHVPICPLFTGFTWRAKKSQAVDDGTQDGTDGTAVCTKV
- the SLC23A1 gene encoding solute carrier family 23 member 1 isoform X1, whose amino-acid sequence is MGTRSGELPQPQDASPALAPSGPQRPPGVGRPCPPQGPAADPGPPPARRQFDMLYRIEDVPPWYLCILLGFQHYLTCFSGTIAVPFLLAESLCVGKDQLTVSYLIGTIFTCVGITTLIQTTVGIRLPLFQASALAFLVPAKSILALEKWRCPPEEQIYGNWVLPLNTSHIWQPRMREIQGAIVVSSLVEVFIGLLGLPGALLSYIGPLTVTPTVSLIGLSVFQAAGERAGSHWGIAALSIVLIVLFAQYLRNVTVRLPGYRWGRGFVLLRVQIFKMFPIILAIMVMWLLCYVLTRTGVFPSHPEEYGYKARTDARGEILSVAPWFRFPYPCQWGLPTVTSAAVLGMFSATLAGIVESIGDYYSCARLSGAPAPPVHAINRGIFTEGVSCIIAGLMGTGNGSTSSSPNIGVLGITKVGSRRVIQYGAGIMLILGTIGKFTALFASLPDPILGGMFCTLFGMITAVGLSNLQFVDMNSSRNLFVLGFSMFFGLTLPNYLDAHPKAINTGVPELDQILTVLLTTEMFVGGSLAFLLDNTIPGTMEERGLVQWKAGAHADSTASADLRSYDFPFGMSAVRRSRWLRHVPICPLFTGFTWRAKKSQAVDDGTQDGTDGTAVCTKV